In Camelina sativa cultivar DH55 chromosome 16, Cs, whole genome shotgun sequence, a single window of DNA contains:
- the LOC104753178 gene encoding transcription factor MYB12-like, whose amino-acid sequence MGRAPCCEKVGMKKGRWTAEEDQILSDYIQSNGEGSWRSLPKNAGLKRCGKSCRLRWINYLRSDLKRGNITPQEDDLIVKLHSTLGSRWSIIASNLPGRTDNEIKNYWNSHLSRKLHGNFRKPTVTDVVENAPLPPKRKPGGTSRSAMKPKFIPTSKTPKSLTKTNKNGMVLPTTTIEINGEGNKEDALMVLSSSSISGAKEPGLVPCGYGHDGYCNTSINGDDGGLCSNDDIFDACFPLNEPDAVHVSSFESNNVENSEPYGTSSASAEHENIESMADDFIDWDLVWREGETLWDEKEDLDSVLSWLFQGDEKASESRQKDSNDIGEPLDFEQENKMAAWLLSWIPYAFFHWSD is encoded by the exons ATGGGAAGAGCGCCGTGCTGTGAGAAGGTAGGAATGAAAAAAGGGCGGTGGACGGCGGAGGAAGACCAGATTCTCTCCGACTACATTCAGTCTAACGGCGAAGGCTCATGGCGTTCTCTTCCCAAAAATGCCG ggctAAAGAGATGTGGAAAGAGCTGTAGATTGAGATGGATTAACTATTTGAGATCAGACCTCAAGAGAGGAAACATAACTCCCCAAGAAGATGACCTCATTGTTAAGTTGCATTCCACTTTGGGAAGCAG GTGGTCAATAATTGCAAGCAATCTACCGGGAAGGACAGACAACGAAATCAAAAACTATTGGAATTCACATCTCAGCCGTAAACTCCACGGTAACTTCAGGAAACCAACTGTCACTGATGTCGTCGAGAATGCTCCTCTGCCTCCGAAGCGTAAACCCGGAGGAACTAGCAGATCAGCCATGAAGCCCAAATTCATCCCGACCTCTAAAACCCCTAAATCCTtaacaaagacaaacaaaaacggAATGGTTTTGCCAACTACAACAATAGAGATCAATGGAGAGGGAAACAAAGAAGACGCATTAATGGTTTTGTCAAGTAGTAGCATCAGTGGAGCCAAGGAACCTGGTTTAGTACCATGTGGCTATGGACACGATGGTTATTGTAACACGAGCATTAATGGCGACGATGGAGGTTTGTGTAGCAATGACGACATATTCGATGCTTGTTTTCCACTAAACGAGCCTGATGCTGTCCACGTGTCCTCATTTGAGTCGAACAACGTAGAAAACTCTGAGCCATACGGAACGAGCTCCGCCTCCGCTGAGCATGAAAATATCGAGTCGATGGCTGATGACTTCATTGACTGGGACCTTGTATGGAGAGAAGGTGAAACCCTTTGGGACGAGAAAGAGGATCTTGATTCGGTTTTGTCGTGGCTGTTCCAGGGGGATGAAAAAGCATCTGAGAGCAGACAAAAGGACTCCAACGACATTGGAGAACCGTTGGATTttgaacaagaaaacaagatgGCTGCTTGGCTTTTGTCTTGGATACCATATGCATTTTTTCATTGGTCGGATTAA